A stretch of Geomonas oryzisoli DNA encodes these proteins:
- a CDS encoding LysM peptidoglycan-binding domain-containing protein, whose amino-acid sequence MAKHRIVTLGSLVLLACGSAGHAEEMLLYTPKQATGTEAPASPKDGVLVRTVTVKRGDTLAKLSRKHIGVSDYFPQMLVFNRIKNPDLIHPGDKLLVPVPPGQTAKTESKGNHPVRRPAAPKKAASLERVPVKPGEQELFQRAQRVYLEHDYREALARLTDFLSKFPRSRFAADASLYRADCFLHLSGE is encoded by the coding sequence ATGGCAAAACACCGCATCGTCACCCTCGGCAGCCTCGTGCTGCTTGCCTGCGGCAGCGCCGGGCATGCAGAAGAGATGCTGCTCTACACGCCCAAGCAGGCCACGGGCACAGAGGCGCCGGCGTCACCGAAGGACGGGGTCCTGGTCCGGACGGTGACGGTGAAGCGCGGCGACACGCTTGCCAAACTTTCCCGAAAGCATATCGGGGTGTCCGACTACTTCCCCCAGATGCTCGTCTTCAACAGGATCAAGAACCCTGACCTGATTCATCCCGGGGACAAGCTGCTGGTCCCGGTGCCGCCGGGTCAGACGGCAAAGACGGAATCCAAGGGGAACCATCCCGTGCGCCGGCCGGCTGCTCCGAAAAAGGCCGCCTCACTCGAGAGAGTGCCGGTCAAGCCCGGCGAGCAGGAGCTGTTTCAACGGGCGCAGCGGGTGTACCTGGAGCATGATTACCGGGAAGCACTGGCTCGCCTGACCGACTTTTTAAGCAAGTTTCCTCGTTCGAGGTTCGCCGCGGATGCCTCCCTGTACCGCGCGGACTGTTTCCTGCACCTGTCCGGGGAGTAA
- a CDS encoding rubrerythrin has protein sequence MQEAMAFRVAADAGQVLGVCEKAEFACAELYHYFANLFKDEREIFYIWLKSALERENRARLLTLVGKLALDDVIVGVHLELAEAEEILAKVRASLELAKAEPPEVREALQLAMDLERTLDRITMEKVVQFTESYQQWFLAIMNRDQMELLQNAYKQHGRD, from the coding sequence ATGCAAGAAGCGATGGCGTTCCGTGTTGCGGCAGATGCCGGCCAGGTTTTGGGTGTGTGCGAGAAGGCTGAATTCGCCTGCGCCGAGCTCTACCACTATTTCGCCAACCTCTTCAAGGACGAGCGGGAGATTTTTTATATCTGGCTGAAGAGCGCACTGGAGCGGGAAAACCGGGCCAGGCTTCTGACTCTGGTCGGCAAGCTCGCGCTGGACGATGTGATAGTGGGGGTGCATCTGGAACTGGCGGAGGCGGAAGAGATCCTCGCCAAGGTCCGCGCGTCTCTGGAGCTGGCAAAGGCAGAGCCCCCCGAGGTCCGGGAGGCTCTGCAGCTAGCCATGGATTTGGAACGCACCCTGGATCGCATCACCATGGAAAAGGTGGTGCAGTTCACGGAGTCGTATCAACAGTGGTTCCTGGCCATCATGAACCGTGACCAGATGGAACTTTTGCAGAACGCCTACAAACAGCACGGCCGGGACTAG
- a CDS encoding LysM peptidoglycan-binding domain-containing protein has translation MLVSLDKKQLGLALILLGAFPLTSYSIDKKFEIEPAALAKKYPMPTPPPKTKAVPKTAGTVSYKVKPGDFLYRVLAREYGITGDRADAVARRVQSANHLADVRRLRVGTILLIPIDATEHAARPKSHRAVKVAAKPDRIAPPQVKGATMMFFKAPAAHPAGPQEPVAPPVTVQDAAQVWPQLVPNAPSSKAQLDYLSSAFSLSLDPQRYPVLAAQDGGTILVDSGASLPPLVKSLLQEKNPQLTVISERPDNPRAFYRALLTAARFYSFEEDFLVDFGTDCKVIVQADFKIEKSQDSLLRQDITLLKVPGKRPATPQALVRLLATHGFKLVETPSTAPIITGRPDDSVLYQIPEKDPRSIADALLEALGIRFQADKSIDLYAGDNNGVRLEIPVYRYFEKNGRRYVLARFQGNPLGESLTNLLEGKGYQVIQIQDHDDLQSLSDKLLNRMDVAGRYGEQELWSLWENGYGVRMPGVMLNDAKGGRIFITDRKVDPLVQELAKLNGYRQEIR, from the coding sequence ATGCTGGTTAGTCTCGACAAGAAGCAACTGGGCCTGGCCCTGATCCTGCTGGGCGCTTTTCCGTTAACCTCCTACTCCATCGACAAGAAGTTCGAGATCGAACCTGCGGCGCTGGCCAAGAAGTACCCCATGCCGACTCCGCCCCCGAAAACCAAGGCGGTCCCCAAGACAGCGGGGACGGTGAGCTACAAGGTGAAACCCGGCGACTTCCTGTACCGGGTGCTGGCCAGGGAATACGGTATCACCGGTGACCGGGCCGATGCGGTGGCCCGCAGGGTTCAGTCGGCCAACCATCTCGCCGACGTCCGCAGGTTGCGGGTGGGGACGATACTGCTGATACCAATCGATGCGACCGAGCACGCGGCCCGGCCGAAGTCGCATCGCGCCGTGAAGGTCGCCGCCAAACCGGACAGGATCGCACCGCCCCAGGTGAAGGGCGCCACCATGATGTTCTTCAAAGCCCCCGCGGCGCACCCGGCAGGCCCGCAGGAGCCGGTCGCCCCCCCCGTAACGGTGCAGGACGCGGCGCAGGTCTGGCCGCAGCTGGTACCGAACGCTCCCTCCAGCAAGGCCCAGCTCGATTACCTCTCCAGTGCCTTCTCACTGTCACTCGATCCGCAGCGCTACCCGGTGCTGGCGGCCCAGGACGGCGGCACCATCCTCGTCGACTCGGGCGCGAGCCTCCCGCCGCTGGTAAAGTCGCTGCTCCAGGAGAAGAACCCGCAGTTGACCGTGATTTCCGAGCGCCCCGACAATCCCCGCGCCTTTTACCGCGCCCTGCTGACCGCCGCCCGGTTCTACTCCTTCGAGGAGGACTTCCTGGTCGATTTCGGCACCGACTGCAAGGTGATCGTCCAGGCGGACTTCAAGATAGAGAAGAGCCAGGACAGCCTGCTGCGCCAGGACATCACCCTGCTCAAGGTCCCGGGCAAGCGTCCCGCCACACCGCAGGCGCTGGTCCGTCTCCTGGCCACGCACGGCTTCAAGCTGGTGGAGACCCCCTCGACCGCCCCCATCATCACCGGCAGGCCGGACGACAGCGTGTTGTACCAGATCCCGGAGAAGGACCCGAGGAGCATTGCGGACGCGCTCCTGGAGGCGCTGGGCATCCGGTTCCAGGCCGACAAGAGTATCGACCTCTACGCCGGCGACAACAACGGAGTCCGGCTGGAGATCCCGGTGTATCGCTACTTCGAGAAGAACGGCAGGCGTTACGTGTTGGCACGTTTCCAGGGCAATCCGCTCGGCGAGTCGCTCACCAACCTGCTGGAAGGCAAGGGTTACCAGGTGATCCAGATCCAGGATCACGACGATCTGCAGAGCCTGTCCGACAAGCTGCTGAACCGGATGGATGTCGCCGGGCGCTACGGTGAGCAGGAACTGTGGTCGCTTTGGGAGAATGGGTACGGGGTGCGCATGCCTGGCGTGATGCTCAACGACGCCAAAGGGGGGAGGATCTTCATCACGGATCGCAAGGTCGATCCGCTGGTGCAGGAACTGGCAAAATTAAACGGCTACCGCCAGGAAATCCGGTAG
- a CDS encoding amidohydrolase family protein has product MTPDLAATVPVFDSHFHIIDRRFPLVENQGFLPDDFTCRDYLQRTAGLNLAGGAIVSGSFQALDQSYLEDALATLGPDFVGVTQLPIGVDDDEVLRLDGLGVRAVRFNIKRGGSEKVEHLDRMARRVHELAGWHVELYVDSRELPELAPTLLRLPAVSIDHLGLSASGLPSLLALVERGVRVKATGFGRVDFDVAGAVRDICRANPDALMFGTDLPSTRAPRPYQDQDLRLILDTLDLDLARKVLCGNAIKYYRPRSRQNSGDSRTFPGD; this is encoded by the coding sequence ATGACACCTGACCTCGCCGCCACCGTCCCCGTCTTCGACAGCCATTTCCACATCATCGACCGCCGTTTCCCGCTCGTGGAAAACCAGGGATTCCTCCCCGACGACTTCACCTGCCGCGACTACCTGCAGCGCACCGCCGGCCTGAACCTCGCCGGAGGCGCCATCGTCTCGGGCTCCTTCCAGGCCTTGGACCAGTCCTACCTCGAGGACGCCCTCGCCACCCTCGGACCCGACTTCGTCGGGGTAACCCAGCTTCCCATCGGGGTGGACGACGACGAGGTGCTGCGCCTGGACGGGCTGGGCGTGCGTGCGGTCCGCTTCAACATCAAGCGCGGCGGCTCGGAAAAGGTGGAGCACCTGGACCGGATGGCGCGCAGGGTCCATGAACTGGCAGGGTGGCACGTTGAGCTGTACGTCGACTCCCGCGAGCTTCCTGAGCTCGCCCCCACCCTGCTCCGGCTACCCGCAGTCAGCATCGACCACCTCGGGCTCTCGGCGAGCGGTCTTCCCTCCCTGCTGGCGCTGGTGGAACGGGGTGTCCGCGTGAAAGCAACCGGCTTCGGCAGGGTCGATTTCGACGTGGCCGGCGCGGTCCGCGACATTTGCCGCGCCAATCCCGACGCACTCATGTTCGGCACCGACCTCCCCTCGACACGCGCGCCCCGCCCCTACCAGGACCAGGACCTGCGTCTTATCCTCGACACCCTCGACCTCGATCTGGCACGCAAGGTACTTTGCGGAAACGCCATTAAGTATTACAGACCCCGATCGAGACAAAACTCCGGAGATTCCAGGACTTTCCCAGGGGATTAA
- a CDS encoding DUF2721 domain-containing protein: MLRDTQTVGTMAHVIQLSVAPVFLLTAIGTMLSVMTNRLARVIDRARFHEAKLENAVPEAVPRLHTALAVLKRRADLIGHAIFLCTATAVLVCTVIAMLFIGDYLRYDISLPVALLFILGMILMVSGLICFLREIFIAKASLQIGPNQDDTRRH, encoded by the coding sequence ATGCTGCGCGATACCCAGACAGTCGGCACCATGGCCCACGTCATCCAGCTCTCGGTGGCCCCCGTCTTCCTGCTCACCGCGATCGGCACCATGCTGAGCGTGATGACCAACCGGCTGGCACGCGTCATCGACCGCGCCCGTTTCCACGAGGCGAAACTGGAAAACGCCGTTCCCGAAGCGGTCCCCCGGCTGCACACAGCCCTCGCCGTACTCAAGCGTCGCGCCGACCTGATCGGACACGCGATCTTTTTGTGCACCGCCACCGCCGTCCTGGTCTGCACCGTCATCGCCATGCTCTTCATAGGCGATTACCTGCGCTATGACATCTCGCTGCCGGTCGCGTTGCTCTTCATCCTCGGCATGATCCTCATGGTGTCCGGACTGATCTGCTTCCTGCGGGAAATCTTCATCGCCAAGGCGAGCCTCCAGATAGGCCCCAACCAGGACGACACCCGGCGCCACTGA